A window of the Cicer arietinum cultivar CDC Frontier isolate Library 1 chromosome 6, Cicar.CDCFrontier_v2.0, whole genome shotgun sequence genome harbors these coding sequences:
- the LOC101504831 gene encoding uncharacterized protein yields MYCIIVLSAINLIEWKNSNLQKLVMAADWGPVVISVVLFVLLSPGLLFQLPAKGRVVAFGSMQTSGISILVHTIIFFGLITIFLLAIGIHIYSG; encoded by the coding sequence ATGTATTGTATTATTGTACTATCagcaattaatttaattgagtgGAAAAATAGTAATTTGCAGAAATTAGTAATGGCTGCTGATTGGGGTCCAGTGGTGATATCAGTGGTGCTGTTTGTGCTACTAAGTCCAGGGCTATTGTTTCAGCTCCCTGCTAAGGGAAGGGTAGTAGCATTTGGAAGCATGCAAACTAGTGGTATCTCTATTTTGGTTCACACCATCATTTTCTTTGGACTCATCACCATTTTTCTACTTGCTATTGGTATCCATATATACTCCGGATAA
- the LOC105851089 gene encoding uncharacterized protein, translated as MSDWGPVFVSIVLFVLLTPGLLFQLPGRSRCVEFGNFQTSGASILIHSLLYFAFICIFLIAVKIHLYLG; from the coding sequence atgTCGGACTGGGGCCCAGTGTTTGTGTCTATTGTGCTATTTGTTTTGTTGACGCCAGGGTTGTTGTTTCAGTTACCTGGAAGGTCAAGATGTGTTGAATTTGGGAATTTTCAAACAAGTGGTGCTTCAATACTCATTCACTCACTTCTCTATTTTGCTTTCATCTGCATTTTCTTGATCGCTGTTAAGATTCACTTGTACCTAGGCTAA